A window of Candidatus Saccharibacteria bacterium contains these coding sequences:
- a CDS encoding beta-galactosidase yields MPRRRHLLAPTPYLGGSFSVKYCRELTVEPKACLRAILGDLGVRRLRLMSYWNEHEKQPGSYDFAELDWQMDMAAEYGARVSLCLGKRQPRWPECHMPDWAHKLDKAEWYEHLYAFIRTVVERYRDHPALESWQLENEALLRSFGHCPDKDFSHARLRKELATVKRLDPMHPVIMTLSDNWGFPWRRPWPDIFGFSVYTMVMNKRRQYEATKFAWWWHRFRANVIRLVTRRPVILHELQAEPWGDRPIPRMTPEQQAISMNPERLGYNVGFACRIDKAPVYLWGLEWWYLRRSQGDEGMWSAARRVYRTVRQG; encoded by the coding sequence ATGCCCCGACGCCGCCACCTGCTTGCGCCCACGCCATACCTGGGCGGCAGCTTTTCTGTGAAGTATTGCCGCGAGCTTACGGTGGAGCCCAAAGCCTGCCTGCGCGCCATACTGGGCGACCTGGGCGTGCGCCGTCTCCGCCTGATGAGCTACTGGAACGAGCATGAGAAGCAGCCCGGCAGCTATGATTTTGCCGAGCTGGATTGGCAGATGGATATGGCGGCAGAGTACGGTGCACGGGTCAGCCTCTGTCTGGGCAAACGGCAGCCGCGATGGCCGGAGTGCCATATGCCGGACTGGGCGCACAAGCTGGATAAAGCGGAGTGGTATGAGCACCTTTACGCCTTTATACGGACGGTGGTAGAGCGCTACCGTGACCATCCGGCACTGGAGAGCTGGCAGCTGGAAAATGAGGCGCTGTTGCGCTCGTTCGGGCATTGCCCGGACAAAGACTTCAGCCACGCCCGGCTGCGCAAGGAGCTGGCCACCGTCAAAAGGCTTGATCCCATGCACCCGGTCATCATGACGCTCAGTGATAACTGGGGCTTTCCGTGGCGGCGTCCGTGGCCGGATATCTTCGGTTTTTCGGTGTATACGATGGTCATGAATAAGCGCCGCCAGTACGAGGCGACGAAGTTTGCCTGGTGGTGGCACCGTTTCCGCGCCAACGTCATCAGGCTGGTGACCCGCCGCCCGGTCATCCTGCATGAACTGCAGGCAGAGCCGTGGGGTGACCGGCCGATTCCGCGGATGACGCCGGAGCAGCAGGCGATTTCGATGAATCCTGAGCGGCTCGGGTATAATGTCGGCTTTGCCTGCAGAATTGATAAGGCCCCAGTCTATCTGTGGGGCCTTGAGTGGTGGTACCTCCGTCGTTCGCAGGGGGATGAGGGGATGTGGAGTGCTGCCCGGCGCGTGTATCGGACTGTGCGTCAGGGCTAA
- a CDS encoding Crp/Fnr family transcriptional regulator, producing MIDYLDQLLPISTQRLIKKSAILIYQGEVPRQAYVLLEGVVKVYRLDKFGNEQIINFHVAGDVFPATWVFGKTSSALFYYEALEDAKILTIERSRFMEIAERDPKIHNYLFDSFISNYTALLLQINALEQSRATEKIAMMLYYLMFRFGKEGKPGEFTIDFKLTHTTLGNLVGLTRETTNVELTKLRKKDIVSYENSNFTIYRQPLEQFLGSESFLDLGLKR from the coding sequence ATGATAGATTACCTCGACCAACTACTTCCGATTTCAACCCAGCGGCTGATTAAAAAGAGTGCCATCCTGATTTACCAAGGTGAGGTACCGCGCCAAGCGTACGTCCTGCTTGAAGGTGTCGTCAAAGTCTACCGGCTTGATAAGTTCGGCAACGAACAGATTATTAACTTCCACGTCGCCGGCGACGTCTTCCCGGCCACCTGGGTCTTTGGCAAGACCTCGAGCGCCCTCTTTTACTATGAGGCCCTGGAAGACGCTAAGATCCTGACCATCGAGCGCTCGCGCTTCATGGAAATCGCCGAGCGCGACCCCAAGATCCACAACTACCTGTTTGACAGCTTCATCAGCAACTACACTGCCCTGCTGTTGCAAATCAACGCCCTGGAGCAGTCCCGTGCCACCGAAAAGATTGCCATGATGCTCTACTACCTGATGTTCCGCTTCGGCAAAGAGGGTAAGCCAGGCGAGTTCACCATCGACTTCAAGCTGACGCACACCACCTTGGGCAACCTGGTGGGCCTGACTCGTGAGACGACCAACGTGGAGCTGACCAAGCTGCGCAAGAAGGACATCGTCAGCTACGAAAACTCCAACTTCACCATTTACCGGCAGCCGCTGGAGCAGTTCCTGGGGAGCGAGAGCTTCTTGGATTTGGGGCTGAAACGGTAG
- a CDS encoding DUF11 domain-containing protein: MNRITTTFGVGITSLALAFSIAAPVQAWHPKGGIVKEVQNVTAGGQIVDANDAAQAVSAKPGDTLKYVITVYNDGEENAQGHNDMVGTTIFDQLPAGVELIGDSTQRSVSYDLGRIKPGERTSREFTVKVVSSRDGDLIDNKACFTGDSEVNDAPQRGCDNATVKVSVPPVPVTPVTPVTPVTPAKPAAPATPQTLPSTGPESTVLGALASSLAAYGAVIAGRRLRK; the protein is encoded by the coding sequence ATGAACCGTATCACTACTACTTTCGGCGTCGGTATTACCAGCCTTGCGCTTGCCTTCAGCATCGCAGCCCCTGTCCAGGCCTGGCATCCTAAGGGCGGCATCGTCAAAGAAGTGCAGAATGTTACTGCCGGCGGCCAGATCGTCGATGCGAACGACGCAGCCCAAGCTGTCAGCGCCAAGCCTGGCGACACGCTCAAATATGTCATTACCGTCTACAATGACGGCGAAGAAAACGCCCAGGGCCACAACGACATGGTCGGCACGACGATCTTCGACCAGTTGCCTGCCGGTGTTGAGCTGATCGGCGACAGCACCCAGCGCAGCGTCAGCTACGACCTGGGCCGCATCAAGCCGGGCGAGCGCACCAGCCGTGAGTTCACTGTCAAGGTAGTATCCAGCCGTGATGGCGACCTGATCGACAACAAAGCCTGCTTTACCGGCGACAGCGAAGTCAATGATGCCCCGCAGCGCGGCTGCGACAACGCTACCGTCAAGGTAAGTGTCCCGCCGGTACCCGTTACGCCTGTGACTCCGGTCACTCCAGTCACCCCAGCCAAGCCCGCCGCTCCGGCCACTCCGCAGACGCTGCCTTCCACCGGTCCTGAATCGACCGTCCTGGGCGCCCTGGCTAGCAGCCTGGCCGCTTACGGTGCCGTCATTGCCGGCCGCCGCCTGCGCAAGTAA
- a CDS encoding CHASE domain-containing protein, producing MLQGILNRFKHWLTMRPGGQPDQDSWFQLLPIPSLLMLSVLGLTAVAAITSQTSLNGARQQTIQQRVKDDSAEVANRLSTYAQLLYGGIGRINSAPVDANGWGSFVANYNLHNNLPAIYAFGTTRNLPREAIPAFEAAMSQEHGRPIHVYPASDRPRVNPTEYIEPRTELAMQGVGFDGYNFPARQHAIDQSTREGAVILSERLELLADPASLRPDSRAAFIMYAPVYDTPAIPATPEERQATISRHVFLAFFSQRFFDQVLKDNEYEHFQLRIYDGTVNDAHLVYTSPGSGGGTKLTHHETLFGRTFTYVYSYDETSLVSRTESYAPLVIGLGGTIISAVLFLLTLFSLRARQHRVLLEKERGIKMAQDELLSLASHQLRTPATGVKQYLGMVLQGFAGKISPQQKKMLARAYDSNERQLHVINDILYLAKIESGRIVLAKTEFDMVPMLRGVIDEQQSTAKQGDVTVKYRGLRKAPICADEHMLRMVFENLLNNAIKYTNPGGTVTITTARGKDGEYRIAFTDTGVGIDGSMHGQLFRQFSRIPNERSQQVTGTGVGLYLAKHLTVLHDGSIALDSKVGQGSTFTVQVPRNK from the coding sequence ATGTTACAGGGCATACTGAACCGTTTTAAGCATTGGCTGACGATGCGGCCCGGCGGTCAGCCTGATCAGGATTCCTGGTTCCAGCTGCTGCCGATTCCGTCACTACTGATGCTTTCGGTATTGGGCTTGACCGCAGTCGCCGCCATCACCTCGCAGACCAGCCTGAACGGGGCGCGCCAGCAGACCATCCAGCAGCGGGTCAAAGACGACAGCGCCGAAGTGGCCAACCGTCTTTCTACCTACGCCCAGCTGCTGTACGGCGGTATCGGCCGCATCAATTCGGCGCCGGTCGATGCTAATGGCTGGGGCAGCTTCGTTGCCAACTACAACCTGCACAACAATCTGCCGGCCATCTATGCCTTCGGCACGACGCGCAATCTGCCGCGTGAAGCAATCCCGGCGTTCGAAGCCGCTATGTCACAGGAGCATGGCCGTCCGATCCATGTTTATCCCGCCAGCGACCGGCCGCGCGTCAACCCGACCGAATACATCGAGCCGCGGACCGAGCTGGCTATGCAGGGCGTCGGCTTTGACGGCTACAATTTCCCAGCCCGCCAGCACGCCATCGACCAGTCGACGCGTGAGGGGGCGGTCATCCTCAGCGAGCGGCTCGAACTTTTGGCCGACCCCGCATCACTCAGGCCTGACTCCCGTGCCGCCTTCATCATGTATGCCCCGGTCTACGACACCCCGGCCATCCCGGCCACGCCCGAGGAACGGCAAGCCACCATCAGCCGCCATGTCTTTCTGGCCTTCTTCTCGCAGCGGTTCTTCGACCAGGTGCTGAAGGATAATGAATATGAGCATTTCCAACTGCGGATATATGACGGCACGGTCAATGACGCACACCTGGTATATACCTCCCCGGGCAGTGGCGGCGGCACGAAACTGACACACCATGAGACGCTGTTCGGCCGGACCTTTACCTATGTCTACTCGTACGATGAGACCAGCCTCGTCTCCCGCACCGAATCATACGCACCGCTGGTTATCGGTCTGGGCGGCACGATCATATCAGCAGTCCTGTTCCTGCTGACCCTCTTCTCGCTGCGCGCCCGCCAGCACCGGGTGCTGCTCGAAAAAGAGCGGGGTATCAAGATGGCCCAGGACGAGCTGCTATCGCTGGCCTCGCACCAGCTCCGCACGCCGGCGACCGGCGTCAAGCAGTACTTGGGCATGGTGCTGCAGGGCTTCGCCGGCAAGATATCGCCCCAGCAGAAGAAGATGCTGGCCCGGGCGTACGACAGTAACGAGCGCCAGCTGCATGTCATCAACGACATCCTCTACCTGGCCAAGATCGAGTCGGGCCGCATCGTCCTGGCCAAGACGGAGTTCGATATGGTCCCGATGCTGCGCGGCGTCATTGACGAGCAACAATCCACCGCCAAACAGGGCGACGTCACCGTCAAATACCGCGGCCTGCGCAAGGCGCCCATCTGCGCCGATGAGCACATGCTGCGGATGGTCTTTGAAAACCTGCTCAACAACGCCATCAAATACACCAACCCCGGCGGCACCGTCACCATCACTACTGCGCGCGGCAAGGACGGCGAATATCGCATCGCCTTTACTGACACCGGCGTCGGCATCGACGGCAGTATGCACGGCCAGCTATTCAGGCAGTTCTCGCGCATTCCCAACGAGCGCAGCCAGCAGGTAACCGGCACCGGTGTCGGGCTATACCTTGCAAAACACCTGACAGTACTGCATGATGGTAGTATTGCGTTGGATTCGAAAGTCGGCCAAGGCTCGACTTTTACAGTCCAAGTTCCACGGAACAAATAA
- a CDS encoding MFS transporter, with translation MLQAIPHRQKITVLIAVMSGLFLAALDQTIIGTALGRIVEEFNSFESLSWIVTAYLVTSTITVPISGKLSDMYGRRNLLLAGVAVFTLASFLGGIAGNVEALIAARALQGVGGGILFSSAFSIIGDLFTPKERGKWQGVFGAVFGLSSVVGPLLGGFLTDNHVVFGLTTDWRWTFLINVPIGLAVFALIAVTCPNFKHETKHKIDFLGAGLLTIALTALIFACENADNIFGSFLDATGLTGTALRVIFGVIAAIFTVLFLMAERRAASPILPLHLFRLPVFSLTMPIVLLFGAAFMGAIIYLTQYLQQVLGASATDSGLMLMPMIFALAGTSAITGRLMSSGVRYKPLLIGGIVLLLFGMISFATLTADSTFFDVAWRMVLAGIGIGASMPTFNLIVQNEAQQKDIGVATSSVQLSRSLGSTVGTALLGGLLTAGVAASLGDINRDAFVTSLKQNPQAASMLGAGGTVTADTALQLNSPDVQKKIEAGIRSGIEQSALPAAAKPAAIDKALQQQKDFSHKVREAFAASLQKVFVWAAVLVALALALSFFLKEIPLRDRGTTEVAPGH, from the coding sequence ATGCTACAAGCCATTCCCCACCGCCAGAAAATCACCGTCCTAATCGCCGTCATGAGCGGCCTGTTCCTGGCGGCACTCGACCAGACCATCATCGGCACCGCCCTGGGCCGCATCGTCGAGGAGTTCAACAGCTTTGAATCGCTCAGCTGGATCGTCACCGCCTACCTGGTCACCAGCACTATCACCGTCCCCATCAGCGGCAAGCTTTCAGACATGTACGGCCGCCGCAACCTGCTGCTGGCCGGCGTGGCTGTCTTTACGCTTGCCTCGTTCCTGGGCGGCATCGCCGGCAACGTCGAAGCCTTGATCGCCGCCCGCGCCCTGCAGGGCGTCGGTGGCGGTATCCTGTTCAGCAGCGCCTTCAGCATCATCGGCGACCTGTTCACGCCCAAGGAGCGTGGCAAGTGGCAGGGTGTCTTTGGTGCGGTCTTCGGCCTGTCCTCCGTGGTCGGCCCGCTGCTGGGCGGCTTCCTGACTGATAACCACGTCGTCTTCGGCCTGACTACCGACTGGCGCTGGACCTTCCTTATCAACGTCCCTATCGGCTTGGCCGTCTTTGCTCTGATCGCCGTCACCTGCCCCAATTTCAAACACGAGACAAAGCACAAGATCGACTTCCTCGGCGCCGGCCTGCTCACTATAGCCCTGACCGCCCTGATCTTTGCCTGCGAGAACGCCGACAACATCTTTGGCAGCTTCCTGGACGCCACCGGCCTGACCGGTACCGCCCTGCGCGTCATCTTCGGTGTCATCGCCGCCATCTTTACCGTCCTCTTCCTGATGGCCGAGCGGCGGGCCGCTTCACCTATTTTGCCGCTCCACCTCTTTCGGCTGCCGGTCTTCAGCCTGACTATGCCTATCGTGCTGCTGTTCGGTGCCGCCTTCATGGGCGCCATCATCTACCTCACCCAGTACCTGCAACAGGTCCTGGGCGCCTCCGCCACCGACTCCGGCCTGATGCTGATGCCGATGATCTTCGCCCTGGCCGGCACCAGCGCCATCACCGGCCGCCTGATGAGCAGCGGCGTGCGTTACAAGCCGCTGTTGATCGGCGGCATCGTACTCTTGCTCTTTGGTATGATTTCCTTCGCCACCCTGACCGCCGACAGCACCTTCTTTGATGTCGCCTGGCGCATGGTACTGGCCGGCATCGGCATCGGCGCCAGCATGCCCACCTTCAACCTGATAGTGCAGAATGAGGCGCAGCAGAAGGACATCGGCGTGGCGACTTCATCAGTGCAGCTCTCGCGCAGCCTGGGCTCGACCGTCGGCACCGCCCTGCTGGGTGGCCTGCTGACCGCCGGCGTGGCCGCCAGCCTGGGCGATATCAACCGCGACGCCTTCGTCACCAGCCTCAAGCAAAACCCGCAGGCCGCCAGCATGCTCGGCGCCGGCGGCACCGTCACGGCCGATACTGCCCTGCAGCTGAACTCACCGGATGTACAGAAGAAGATTGAGGCCGGCATCCGCAGTGGCATCGAGCAGTCAGCGCTGCCCGCCGCCGCCAAGCCCGCCGCCATCGACAAAGCATTGCAGCAGCAAAAGGACTTCTCCCATAAAGTGCGCGAAGCCTTTGCCGCCAGTCTGCAGAAAGTCTTCGTCTGGGCGGCCGTGCTGGTGGCGCTGGCCCTGGCGCTAAGCTTCTTCCTCAAGGAGATTCCGCTGCGCGACCGCGGGACGACTGAGGTGGCGCCGGGTCATTAG
- a CDS encoding response regulator — translation MKKTPPKTILIVEDETVLSEAYYTLLDQAGYDVKVASNGQDALDKTEAYEPDLILLDLRMPVMTGIDFLREYQLLNKHPDVKVIVFSNYDMQAEIDEAYKLGADRYILKAWASPKEILDLVGSTLETEKV, via the coding sequence ATGAAGAAGACTCCCCCCAAAACCATCCTTATAGTTGAAGACGAAACTGTCCTTTCCGAAGCATACTACACGCTCCTCGACCAAGCCGGTTACGACGTGAAAGTCGCCAGCAACGGCCAGGACGCCTTGGATAAGACCGAAGCGTACGAGCCGGACCTTATTCTGCTTGACCTGCGCATGCCCGTGATGACCGGCATCGATTTTTTGCGCGAATACCAGCTGCTCAACAAGCACCCCGACGTCAAAGTCATCGTCTTCAGCAATTACGATATGCAGGCCGAAATCGACGAGGCCTACAAACTTGGTGCCGACCGCTACATTCTCAAGGCCTGGGCTTCGCCAAAAGAAATCCTCGACCTGGTCGGCTCGACACTCGAAACCGAAAAAGTGTAA
- a CDS encoding AbrB/MazE/SpoVT family DNA-binding domain-containing protein, whose product MQPHSSSLYGVATVGAKGQVVIPADAREQMNIKPGDKLIVFGKQTPNGYGMICLSPLESAEQFVAELTSQITRTKAVIDDARASDNTPGSDDMPEDHD is encoded by the coding sequence ATGCAACCCCACTCCAGCTCCCTCTACGGCGTCGCCACGGTCGGCGCCAAGGGCCAGGTCGTCATTCCGGCCGATGCCCGCGAGCAGATGAATATCAAACCGGGCGATAAGCTGATCGTCTTTGGCAAGCAGACCCCCAATGGTTACGGGATGATCTGCCTCAGCCCCTTGGAGAGCGCCGAGCAGTTCGTGGCCGAGCTGACCAGCCAGATCACCCGCACCAAAGCAGTCATCGATGACGCCCGCGCCAGTGACAACACTCCCGGCAGCGATGATATGCCCGAGGACCACGACTGA